The following proteins are co-located in the Carassius gibelio isolate Cgi1373 ecotype wild population from Czech Republic chromosome A9, carGib1.2-hapl.c, whole genome shotgun sequence genome:
- the LOC128019825 gene encoding GTP-binding protein 8-like, producing the protein MLRIKTLALLQTHISHCPLVVRRVHQLASIKHVCVLPERRRQGLLYPFSSLEEHLSSQVSQEEFKIFHPSLEELRQAETLFTPSSKHSIDYSTSAVRIDHVPLLKQPEVCFMGRSNVGKSSLIRALFSLVPEVDVRVSKTPGHTKKLNFFTVGKAFTLVDMPGYGHKAPKDFVEMVEPYLQGRHNLARTFLLVDGGAGLQKVDLVAVEMCEEFNLPYVLVVTKIDRTRHGALLALTLQLRDFIKNQTSLCFPQPFLVSSVQFSGIYLLRCFIAHVTGNLQLNAKQS; encoded by the exons ATGCTGAGGATAAAGACATTGGCTCTGCTTCAGACACATATATCACATTGTCCTTTAGTAGTTCGGAGAGTTCATCAACTGGCCTCCatcaaacatgtgtgtgtgctcCCTGAGAGGAGGCGTCAGGGTCTACTTTACCCCTTTAGCAGTCTGGAGGAGCACCTGTCCTCACAGGTCAGTCAGGAAGAATTCAAGATATTTCATCCCAGCTTGGAGGAACTCCGTCAGGCAGAGACACTGTTCACTCCCTCCTCTAAACACAGTATCGACTACTCTACCTCTGCAGTCCGGATAGACCATGTACCTCTTCTTAAACAGCCTGAG GTGTGTTTTATGGGCAGAAGTAACGTGGGAAAGTCTTCTCTCATACGTGCCTTGTTCTCTCTTGTGCCGGAGGTAGATGTGCGAGTCTCTAAAACTCCA GGCCACACCAAAAAACTAAATTTCTTCACTGTGGGAAAGGCGTTTACCCTTGTCGACATGCCAGGGTATGGACACAAGGCCCCAAAGGACTTTGTAGAGATGGTTGAACCGTACCTTCAAGGGCGTCACAA TCTGGCGAGGACGTTCTTGCTGGTGGATGGAGGTGCAGGTCTGCAGAAGGTGGATTTGGTTGCTGTGGAGATGTGTGAGGAGTTCAATTTGCCTTACGTG CTGGTGGTAACTAAAATAGACAGAACCCGTCATGGCGCTTTGCTGGCTCTTACCCTACAACTTCGGGACTTTATCAAAAATCAAACCAGCCTGTGTTTCCCACAGCCATTTCTTGTGAG TTCAGTCCAGTTCTCTGGGATTTATCTGCTCAGGTGTTTCATAGCACATGTTACAGGAAATCTACAGCTTAACGCTAAACAGTCGTGA
- the LOC128019823 gene encoding ileal sodium/bile acid cotransporter-like, whose protein sequence is MCAPEPTCPINATICTGTSCLVPRDPFNDILNVAMSTTLTVMLALVMFSMGCTVEARKLWVHIRRPWGIFIGFLCQFGIMPFTAFALSLIFNVLPVQAIVIIIMGCCPGGSSSNIFCYWLDGDMDLSISMTACSSILALGMMPLCLLIYTSVWTSGDAIQIPYDSIGITLVSLLVPVGLGIYTKHRWPKAAKKILKVGSVVGIFLIIIIAVIGGVLYQSSWTISPSLWIIGTIYPFIGFGLGFLLARFVGQPWYRCRTIALETGMQNSQLASTITQLSFSPSELELMFAFPLIYSIFQLVVAAIVIGFYYMMKRCRRGTSAEENGEGTQSTVEDQDMQNYTLENGGFHCDENSNTENKDNGTKL, encoded by the exons ATGTGTGCACCAGAGCCCACCTGCCCCATAAACGCCACCATCTGCACGGGCACGTCCTGCCTGGTGCCCCGTGATCCATTCAATGACATCCTGAACGTGGCGATGAGCACCACGCTTACCGTCATGCTGGCCTTGGTCATGTTTTCAATGGGTTGCACCGTCGAAGCAAGGAAGCTCTGGGTGCACATCCGCAGGCCCTGGGGCATTTTCATCGGCTTCCTATGCCAGTTTGGCATCATGCCTTTCACAGCCTTTGCACTTTCATTGATTTTCAACGTGCTTCCAGTCCAGGCTATAGTCATCATCATCATGGGATGTTGCCCTGGAGGTTCCAGCTCCAATATTTTCTGCTACTGGCTAGATGGAGACATGGACCTCAG CATCAGCATGACTGCATGTTCTTCAATTCTGGCTCTGGGAATGATGCCTCTTTGTCTGCTCATCTATACCTCAGTCTGGACTTCAGGCGATGCTATCCAGATCCCTTATGACAGCATCG GAATCACACTAGTGAGTTTACTTGTCCCTGTTGGTCTCGGGATTTACACGAAACACAGGTGGCCCAAAGCAGCCAAAAAGATCCTCAAG GTGGGATCTGTGGTAGGAatcttcctcatcatcatcattgcaGTCATAGGGGGTGTGCTTTATCAGTCATCATGGACCATTTCTCCTTCGCTTTGGATCATCGGTACCATTTATCCATTTATTGGCTTTGGTCTGGGCTTTCTCCTGGCACGTTTTGTGGGACAACCTTGGTACAG GTGCCGCACCATTGCTTTAGAAACAGGCATGCAGAACTCCCAGCTGGCCAGTACTATTACCCAGCTGTCCTTCAGTCCTTCTGAGCTTGAGCTCATGTTCGCTTTCCCCTTAATCTACAGTATCTTCCAACTGGTTGTGGCTGCGATTGTAATAGGAT TTTATTACATGATGAAGCGCTGTAGGCGGGGGACATCGGCAGAGGAGAATGGAGAAGGCACACAGAGCACAGTTGAGGATCAGGATATGCAGAATTACACTTTGGAGAATGGTGGCTTTCACTGTGATGAGAATAGCAACACTGAGAATAAGGACAATGGTACAAAGTTGTGA
- the LOC128019822 gene encoding toll-like receptor 13, producing the protein MVSLFSLYILLLKTSCICSWLADKCLFYSDVKEFPVETTCAGKTNIAECHHVTNIKEDLRGLPSNLLNLCIQMEPDFHGALAPDSFSRFASLEYLEIVGCFSEIPPEAFNELTNVSSLTLSFLSTEICCEVALDFSRLSSLNHLSLSQYSLSPLAPNVFETIPLLQKLKILNVCLKNISEVVCRLAKAKSLKLFKLEEYELNRLHYPNCSVFNISDSYISTEFDIEEVHFYLGIVEHVDQGALKALGNIYRLCFVSNTDFLRDLSLFGVHKIHDLSVRVDVLNVDDLCTAAKSYSVESLEVRYETINMPLTPANISHGCDDIKGIVLKGNIYVYKIVDLLDVYSVFQIFRNLTLVNIIKHVLRPNDFFSLCASFPQTVKSLSVMILSTNNIDKIISNQFYCFAVLEMLDLSVSNISNIEDFAFIGLPKLKELKLCSNKLSYIYRHAFSGLYGLMVLDLQENPLIHIEPASFGDLINLSALLLGDLNFPPAVTLITLHFSDIFGIIPYNLSYVLISSGLRPMQLVVRNHATLGQGLTFHIKSEYVTVEGCNSSLLTYVDTLKINAAYMNCGNEFIGKYVRSVVNLEFRSVFSDGIGDLAVINQLVHLKTLKLENIDLTKQPNLATMFHNLTKLQTLILTNCRMFFLDGSLTKDLKALTGLVLIPKDNINVLQNLVEHLTSLKYLHLLGLGLYCNCDNAWLVSWAKDNRKVQVAMFKPTMKELQCLTDNGIDHLNFVDYSKTCLFDIEFVFFTSTSGFLCIFIIVVLSYKFAGQYIAPFYHIASGWLREALHVNSKHQYRYDVFVSYSSKDENWVMEELLPNLEQRGPPFLRLCLHSRDFQLGQDIVENITDSIYASRRTLCLISRNYIRSNWCSLEMQLATYRLQVEHRDILILVFLEMIPSRLLSSHHRLARLVKTRTYLDWPREPEMHEAFWDRLWCKLSSDKTN; encoded by the coding sequence ATGGTATCTCTGTTCTCGCTCTACATACTGCTTCTGAAGACTTCATGCATATGTTCTTGGCTTGCTGATAAATGCCTTTTCTACAGTGATGTGAAAGAGTTTCCTGTTGAAACAACCTGTGCTGGAAAAACAAACATTGCTGAGTGCCATCATGTAACTAACATTAAAGAAGACCTGCGTGGACTTCCATCAAACTTACTTAACCTCTGCATTCAAATGGAACCAGACTTCCATGGTGCCTTGGCTCCAGACTCATTCTCACGCTTTGCTTCCTTGGAATACCTTGAAATTGTTGGATGTTTCTCAGAGATCCCCCCAGAGGCTTTTAATGAACTGACCAACGTATCTTCATTAACACTGTCTTTCTTGTCTACAGAAATCTGCTGTGAGGTAGCTCTTGATTTCAGTCGCCTTTCCTCACTTAACCATTTGTCTCTTTCACAGTACAGTTTATCACCACTGGCACCAAATGTTTTTGAGACGATTCCTCTGCTGCAAAAATTAAAGATACTCAATGTGTGCTTGAAGAATATATCTGAGGTTGTTTGTCGACTTGCAAAAGcaaaatcactgaagctgtttaaGTTAGAGGAATATGAGCTAAATAGACTTCATTACCCTAACTGCTCGGTGTTCAACATCTCTGACAGTTACATATCAACTGAGTTCGATATTGAAgaggtacatttttatttaggaATAGTAGAGCATGTAGACCAGGGAGCTTTAAAAGCATTGGGAAATATCTATAGATTGTGCTTTGTTTCAAACACTGATTTCCTCAGAGATCTTTCTTTATTTGGAGTACATAAAATTCATGATTTGAGTGTAAGAGTGGATGTACTTAACGTTGATGACTTGTGTACTGCAGCAAAGTCATATTCAGTTGAGTCTTTAGAAGTTCGTTATGAGACTATTAACATGCCACTAACCCCTGCTAATATCTCACATGGCTGTGATGATATTAAGGGAATTGTGCTCAAAGGTAACATATATGTGTATAAGATTGTGGATCTCTTGGATGTATATTCAGTCTTTCAGATTTTCAGAAATCTCACTCTTGTTAACATAATTAAGCATGTGCTCAGACCAAAtgatttcttttctctttgtgcTTCATTTCCACAGACGGTCAAAAGTCTTTCTGTTATGATACTAAGCACAAATAACATAGATAAGATCATTTCCAAccagttttattgttttgcagtTCTTGAAATGCTGGACCTATCCGTCAGTAACATTTCTAACATTGAAGATTTTGCATTCATTGGATTACCCAAGTTAAAAGAGCTAAAACTCTGTAGCAATAAGTTATCTTACATTTATCGACATGCATTCAGTGGTTTATATGGACTTATGGTCTTAGATCTCCAAGAAAATCCTTTAATTCATATTGAACCAGCATCATTTGGAGATCTGATTAACCTTAGTGCACTTCTGCTGGGAGATCTGAACTTCCCACCTGCTGTGACACTGATCACACTCCATTTTTCTGATATATTTGGAATCATTCCATATAATTTAAGTTACGTTTTAATTAGTTCAGGCTTGAGACCAATGCAGCTTGTGGTCAGGAACCATGCTACACTTGGTCAGGGTCTAACCTTCCACATTAAAAGTGAATATGTGACCGTTGAGGGCTGCAACAGTTCACTCTTGACATATGTAGACACCCTTAAGATAAATGCAGCATATATGAACTGTGGAAATGAATTCATTGGGAAATATGTAAGATCGGTCGTCAATCTGGAATTTCGGTCAGTGTTCTCAGACGGTATTGGAGACTTGGCTGTAATCAATCAACTTGTCCATTTAAAAACCCTAAAACTGGAAAACATTGACTTGACGAAGCAGCCGAACCTGgccacaatgtttcacaatctGACAAAACTCCAGACGCTGATCCTGACAAACTGCAGAATGTTCTTTCTGGATGGAAGTCTGACCAAAGACTTAAAAGCATTGACAGGTCTAGTACTGATACCCAAAGATAACATCAATGTCCTTCAAAACTTGGTGGAACATCTCACTAGTTTGAAGTACCTCCATCTTCTGGGCTTGGGTCTGTACTGCAACTGTGATAATGCGTGGCTGGTCTCATGGGCGAAGGACAACAGGAAGGTGCAGGTTGCCATGTTCAAGCCCACCATGAAAGAACTGCAGTGCTTGACTGACAACGGAATCGACCACCTTAACTTTGTTGATTATTCCAAAACCTGTTTATTTGATATCGAATTTGTGTTCTTCACCTCCACCTCTggctttttgtgtatttttattattgtggtaCTGTCATATAAGTTTGCAGGCCAATATATTGCGCCATTCTATCACATCGCCAGTGGATGGTTACGAGAGGCTTTGCATGTGAACAGTAAACACCAGTACCGCTACGATGTTTTTGTGTCCTACAGCAGTAAGGACGAGAATTGGGTCATGGAGGAACTTCTCCCAAATTTAGAGCAGCGGGGACCTCCATTTTTGCGTCTCTGCCTTCATAGTCGGGACTTTCAACTGGGACAAGACATTGTGGAAAACATCACAGACAGCATCTATGCAAGTCGCCGGACTCTTTGTCTCATCAGTCGCAACTACATCCGTAGCAACTGGTGTTCTTTAGAGATGCAGCTGGCCACCTACCGGCTCCAAGTTGAACACAGGGACATTCTTATCCTGGTGTTCCTAGAAATGATTCCGTCTCGCTTGCTATCCTCCCATCATAGATTGGCCCGGCTGGTAAAAACTAGAACCTATCTAGACTGGCCACGGGAGCCTGAGATGCATGAGGCATTCTgggacaggttgtggtgtaaacTGAGCTCCGATAAAACAAACTAA